Proteins encoded in a region of the Puniceibacterium sp. IMCC21224 genome:
- a CDS encoding NADPH-dependent F420 reductase, which produces MNYAIIGFGNVGQALAKAFAREGIEVSVATTRDPQSFASEAAAIGPRIIPKTLAGAVKADVIFLAVRFEAHTDVAKALSSWKGKTIIDVTNAYGVPPEDLGGLPSSKFIEAAFTGSKLVKGFNHLVAPTLGQGPAVHGGKRVVFLSSDYEDAAAEISELAEMLGFSPIKLGGLSEGGLVVQARGDTWGRLIFKDLVKFD; this is translated from the coding sequence ATGAACTACGCAATCATCGGTTTTGGTAACGTTGGCCAGGCGCTGGCCAAGGCTTTTGCCCGTGAAGGCATTGAAGTATCCGTTGCTACCACACGCGACCCCCAAAGCTTCGCGTCCGAGGCGGCTGCGATCGGCCCCAGGATCATTCCCAAAACGCTGGCAGGAGCCGTCAAGGCGGACGTCATCTTTCTGGCCGTCCGTTTCGAGGCGCATACTGATGTCGCAAAGGCGCTGTCCAGCTGGAAAGGCAAGACTATTATCGACGTGACCAATGCCTACGGTGTGCCGCCAGAGGACCTGGGCGGGCTGCCTTCCTCCAAGTTCATCGAAGCGGCCTTCACTGGTTCAAAATTGGTCAAGGGCTTTAACCACCTGGTTGCTCCCACGCTGGGCCAAGGTCCGGCCGTCCATGGCGGCAAACGGGTCGTGTTTCTGTCGAGCGATTATGAAGACGCTGCAGCAGAGATCAGTGAGCTTGCAGAAATGCTCGGCTTCTCGCCGATCAAACTTGGCGGGCTATCTGAAGGCGGGCTAGTTGTGCAAGCCCGGGGAGATACCTGGGGTCGGCTTATTTTCAAGGATCTGGTCAAGTTCGACTGA
- a CDS encoding DUF475 domain-containing protein, whose protein sequence is MSTFRYFRGAFLVTLGGLFLALLLGWSFSGTISGAIGFFLIGAILTILEISLSFDNAIVNANKLKEMSPLWQRRFLTWGILIAVFGMRIVFPLLIVVIAAGIGPIEALVLAARKPAEYAMIIGDAHLTIAAFGAAFLMMVSLRYFVDEAKDIDWIAPAEVVMRRCGSVRGFEIAIVLIPALMISVALPENDSASFMFSAICGLVTFLLVDMLGLVLDTADSSGTIGRGALGAFLYLEVLDASFSFDGVIGAFALTQNLFLIAIGLGIGAMYVRSMTVMLVEKKTLTEFRYLEHGAFWSILVLSLIIFAQTLWHVPELLIGSIGTTIIGLSLASSVRHGRV, encoded by the coding sequence ATGTCAACTTTTCGATATTTCCGCGGAGCCTTCTTGGTAACTCTTGGGGGGTTGTTTTTGGCACTCTTGCTCGGTTGGAGCTTTAGCGGAACCATCTCGGGGGCGATCGGCTTTTTCCTGATCGGCGCAATCCTCACAATTCTGGAAATCTCGCTTTCCTTCGACAACGCTATCGTAAACGCCAACAAACTGAAAGAAATGTCGCCGCTATGGCAAAGGCGGTTCCTAACCTGGGGCATATTGATTGCGGTATTTGGCATGCGTATCGTGTTTCCTTTGTTGATCGTCGTCATCGCCGCTGGCATTGGCCCAATCGAGGCATTGGTCCTCGCGGCCCGCAAACCCGCCGAGTATGCAATGATCATTGGCGATGCCCATCTGACGATCGCAGCATTCGGCGCTGCTTTCCTCATGATGGTTTCGCTGCGCTATTTCGTGGACGAGGCTAAGGATATTGATTGGATTGCTCCAGCAGAAGTGGTGATGCGGCGTTGCGGCTCTGTCCGAGGTTTCGAAATAGCAATTGTCCTTATACCTGCACTCATGATTTCTGTCGCGTTGCCCGAAAACGATTCGGCAAGCTTCATGTTCTCCGCCATATGTGGACTCGTCACGTTCCTGCTAGTGGACATGCTGGGACTCGTACTTGACACTGCGGATTCAAGCGGAACAATCGGACGCGGCGCACTTGGTGCGTTTCTTTATCTCGAAGTCCTCGACGCGTCCTTTAGCTTCGATGGAGTGATCGGAGCCTTCGCTTTGACGCAAAATCTGTTTCTAATTGCCATCGGCCTCGGTATTGGTGCGATGTACGTTCGATCAATGACAGTAATGCTGGTTGAGAAAAAGACCCTGACCGAGTTTCGCTATCTTGAGCACGGTGCCTTCTGGTCTATTCTTGTACTCTCGCTGATAATTTTTGCGCAAACGTTATGGCATGTCCCCGAATTACTTATCGGCTCGATTGGAACTACTATCATCGGGCTGTCGCTGGCTTCATCAGTAAGGCACGGTCGTGTTTGA